In the Plasmodium gaboni strain SY75 chromosome 13, whole genome shotgun sequence genome, taataatattcccaatttataattataaataataatgatataaatacaaataaattttagcataaaataaatatgaaattaataaaaaggaaaattcatataaataagttattattatattttaagggaatatataaaacgtatgtatatattaaatatatatttatattttttttttttttttttttttttttttttgttattaaaTTTACACCCATCctattatattttgttcaaTAAGATTGATTATTAGTTTGATTCCAATTTTTGTATCATTTAAacaatttatatatcttaaATTACCATTTGAATATTTTCGAAATAATTGTTGATAATggatttttatttcttctaAGGTTTCTAAACAATCTGAAGAGAAAGATGGGCTAACAATATCTATTTGTGTATATCCTTGTTTGGCTAGCTTTATTATGGTATCTTCAATACATGGTTTTATCCATTGTTGTCcttttatatttgattGAAAGActaatatataatcatcTTTATTAAGATTTAATGACTTAactaatttttttgtactTTCAATACAAAAGAAAGGATATAGATCTCCTTGAATAACATTTCTTGTAGGTAAACTATGataagaaataattaattttttactttttcCATAATTTTTCCAATaattttcaatattttctttcattgtatttataaaaatatcattAAAACAATAACCAGATATAAATCTGAACTCAGGTACATTACTCCAgttttttaaatttttacCTATGCAGTCTAAAGTTGAAGACACAGTACATTCTGCTGATTGAGGATATAAAGGGAGCACTAAAAgtttatttatgttttcTTTATGTAGATATTCTAAACCTTTTTTTATGGACCTTTCACCATATCTCATACCATAGCTGATGACAACTTTGTTATCATACCTACAAATTAGGAGGACattccaaaaaaaaaaaaaaaaaaaaaaaaaaaaaaaaaaaaaaaaaaaaaaaatatgagATAATggaacatatatatatatatatatatatatatatatgtatgtatgtttcattatatattaatatcaatttttattattataatattaattttacTTTTCGTTTAGAATCTTTTTTAATGCTAAACACTGATTATGTGTATTAACACATAATGGTGATCCATCCTTTATCcatatacttttatattttgataagACCTTGCCTAATcataacataaaaaaatatatgtgtgtattatataatattgtgAATAACTATATTTCGgttcttataaaaaaaaaagaaaaaaaaaaaaaaaaaaatttatattataatgtcATAGGattgtatttatatatatttatctccctaaatgataatattgaaTGTTCATGTttagattttttttttattttttgttgaggtttataaaataaaaatactacactatattatatatatatatatatatatatatatatagatttatttatatatttatttattttatttgtacCACTCCTAAAAGGTAGTACACATGTGTATAATATTGGAAGCCATAGAAACCTGTTGAATTTTACAACTCGAGGATCACTCAAAAATTctacaaaaatatatatatatatatatatatatatatttatttatatatatatatttatttatatatatttatttatttatacattcatataacaaatgaatgataaaatattcaatCATTTATGCCTTTCTATAATCTTTTATATCTGTTTcgttatattatttttaaacaaAAGTTCGGAATACCagataaatatttatataaagacCAATAGGTTAATTTTTCAGGGCTTCCTAAATTTGTAATTAGTATTcctattttatttttattgaGGTTGCTAATTTTCTCttttgatatttttaatttgttaCAATTCAAAAATTCCTGTACgtccattttttttttttttttttttaatctcaataaataaatataaaatgtaaatattaaaaaatatataaatgtataaatctaatagtttttttaaatattaagtataatataaataaaaattttatagGAGAGGAGCAAAACAAATTGTAAGCAAATAGCAccaaatatatatagtaataTCTGTTCTTaaaacaagaaaaaaaaatatccgaaaaaaaaaaaaaaatatatatatatatatatatatataataaataaaaatatatgtaaattaaaaatatttatatatataatattatattatatataatttatttaattttatacatttataaatatttttaagagttatttctttataaaaggatttaattattttatatattatattactgtaaaaaaaaaatcgtttttcatattttctacatatatatatatatatatatatatatatatttatttatatatttttgtttattttattcttatataaaatatttaaaaattcataatatttattaaatacatatattttgaaaatacATTTTCACCTTCATTTTCATACTAATGGTAAGATCAcaaatagaaaaaaaaaaaaaaaaaattgaaagGTCTGTGAAATGaaaattaatttatcttttaataaaaacaaagaaaataaaaatagaaataaaaatggGGATACAAACATAGATAATGATCTAAggaataataaaagttATAAGGAAAATAATCCTACGACtagaaataaaatagaaaCAATATTTTCTATGTCTGATGAGGAAGAAACtataaattatgaaaacacacataacaaaataatccaacgagaaaaagaaaataaattaaatgatgaaataaaagaatacATTAAAGAACATGAAGAACCTGGCTTATCCAATTATGAAACAAAAGAAGATAGAAGAGAATCTATggatgaaaataaaaagaaaaatattcaatATTTAGGATATAAATCTAATGAATTaacaaaattaaataatgcCAAAATTGACCATAAAGATTATCCATATGATGAGaaagatatatatgataattttgatgaaaaaaaaaaaaaaaaaaaaaaatctatAGAACAGAATGATAAAGATAATGATGAATACTATAAAAAGGATTATAAgtatcataaaaaatattccaATAGTcatgaaaataatgatagGGATAATTCCTATGACAAGGATTGTgatataagaaataaaacaagcgagaaaaaaaaaatatatatgaaaaaatatgataaacATATTGAAGActatgaaaaaaaaaaaaaaaaaaatgagtACAGTGATGATGAGATAAATAAGTCATATCTTTGTATAGATgacatttttaaaaagaaggaaaatacagacgaaaaaaaaaaatcgAAATATATGGAAGCTCTAATAAATAGTGCTAAAAGAAGAGAACTAGAAAAGGAATTTCTTATACAAAAGAAGCAAAAAATTGATACAGAAAAGGAAGAAAAGGTTTTTATTACTAGTGcatataaaaagaaattgATGGATAGGGAacttattaaaaaagatatgAATCTTGAAGTAGAAGAAAAGAAAGTAGAGAAGTCTTCAAATTAcaatttaaatttattcttaaaaaatataaatgcACCTTCAAATTATAATAGATATAATAGAAGGTGATATCATcaaaaaaatgtattaaaaaaaaaaaaaaaaaaaaaaaaaaaaaaaaaataattttgaaaaaggagtaataattattgtacataaaaaaataagaaaaaattgaaTGTGTGTATAGTTTATGCAgtgcacatatatatatatatgtatatatttgtgtttatatatgtgcGCGACAATctattcatatatatatatatatatatatatatatttcctgcttaatctttattttccttgtataaaatttttaCAAGGATATAATTTTTCCAAGGTCCAATTCTATACCCTAGTGGTTGAATGCGCACGACGTCACCAAGTTTGGCTTCACTTTTTTCGTCATGGGcccatattttttttgtatatctGAAGGTTTTTTTGTATCTCACAACGTACATATATCtataaatatgatgaaaagtgataaataaaatatatatatatatatatatatatatatatatgtattaatttatgtatattctcttaattttaatacttaattttaattttattcatttatttattaattattttttttgaaaattttAACCTATCGCAAGCTACTCTGATACTTTTGGGGTGCTTGTCATTAATTACATATCCAATCATTTCCTTATTAGCAAGATTGTTTTTAAGAacttaaaaaattaaatagaaaaaaatatattattataaataaatatatatatatatataaatatatatatatatatatatatatatatatatatatatatatatatatatgttcatttaAGTCTTACAAGTTCTAAGATAGCCAGCTGTTGCTCTTTGCCATGCTTTATAATGCCAATAAGAATAAGTTTTATTTAGCcttatcattttttacattttctaaaaaaaaattccCATACTCCCTAAATCTATATAAcatgtatacatatatataatatatatatatatttatttatttatttatttatattatcttttaaataaaaaaacaaaatagaataacaaatatagtgtaaatataaatttataaaatataaaacatgtggagtaataattatattaacaaaatatatataattatagtTAATTCttgaaatataaaatatatgtatatattgtatagcatatatgtgatataaatattatatatatatataatatacttATATTAGGAACgtaatttattttgtacatctacattatataattcataattaaatatatataattaaagtgaaatattaaatatttccttttttttttttttttttttttatattaaatatatataacagTTGAGATAGAAATGTGCTTTTTTCCAGTTtgtttataaatattaataaaaaaaaaaagaattaaaaaaaaaattaaatatgtaaaataataaaatatttaaatatatagcAAATAAACTTgtacaaaatattattttcttataaaattaaagcaattataaattatatagatTGTTAATCCTGAAAAGATAAATCTTTcatattacatattatatatatatatatatatatatgtatatatttatttttatttattaaggtaaaaaagaaaggcattttacattataaatcataagaaataaaatgtacctataaatatatatatatatatatatatatttatttatttatttatttatttttccttgcagcattaaataataattcataaGAAAAATGTTTTATCCTGGTATGTTTAGAGAGAAACCAAAGGATATTATTTCTGACAAATGGAAAATCATATTAAGGGTCTCAGGATTTCTTGTATTTAAGTATGATGTAGATCTTAAtacaaattatatgaaGGATAGAATATTGTGTAGAGAGAGGCTCGATAATTATGAAAGGGAAAAGAATcaaataattctttataaataaataaatatatatatatatatatatatatatatatatatatatatatatataatatgtttatatatatttattcaatTAATTAATAGGCACAAATTGATTGTTGCAcatttttctatatttcctatataatcataggactttttaaaaagaaaaaattaacgATACATGTGTATGATATAATTGCATAAGTTACAATTTTTATGTTTCTAActtaatacatatatatatatatatatattatatttatatgaatttttttttttttttttttaattaaagacaattttttttaattaaagacaatttaataatattgtaaaaaaaaaatttttaatttttttttttttaaacatatataaaattaagACATAATAcgaataaataaaatatatgtgtacTACACTATGTATGTGGCACgttaatacaaaaaaaaaaaattaaatgaaaaaattgaaacatattaaaaaaaaaaaaaatgaaataatatagagTTACAAtgtgatatatatatatatatatatatatatatatataatataccTGTGTAAGTTTAGTCATTCgatttgaataatatatatggtACTATGAAAAATGATACCTCTGAAGACACTGAAAAAAATAGGTATATGCTTGGTCATAATTACACTTAGAAAGTATTTTATGATTTAAATGTTGATATAAATAGACTgcaatatttttatataacattttaGTTTTTGaatgttttaatttttctagTATTGTAATAACATCAAAATGTAAAACTTTGGATAGCTTTGAAAAATGtttatgtttaaaaaaGCTTTGAAATTTTACgattttttgatatatgatattaaaagaaaaataaatatgtgtACATCTAGGACTACTAAATAATTTGAgtatatttctatatttgatataaaatccaaataagaaaatattttcttgactgaataattttttttcatcacataatattaaagaaCTGATTacaaatttataaaaattaatacTGAAATTTAgtataaaattatttgttaatttcttttttaaagCTTTCCTCAAATTTTGTAAATCATTACTAacatttttaaagaaagtaatatatttttctttaaaaaagaaataattacaaaaacaaaataaatcaGAGGGGATAtcaataattttattaattattcgtatactttttaataattcataaTCTTTCTTTATTGATTCtaataaagaatttatattcattttgtaATCAATTATTTTTGTACATTCTTCACAAAAAATATGAGTTCttcttataaatataaattcttCATCATAAGTATTAGTTTTATTTTGACAACTAAAAATATCTTCATTCAATTTAATTTCAGCAATGTTTTCatcaatattataatcatgttgatgattatatatattatcattattacactcattattattgtaattattactattattattattattgtcCACATTAATATCACTAtcacttttattattattatgatattttattgtgtctgttttttttttttttttcttttcaatATCTTCTTCATATACCATGTCAACCTTTTCATGATCTCGTTTCttctcattttttatactaCTAACTATATCATCAGACatactattaatataatttaacAACTTGTCATTTGTTTGTATTAAGTTAAAATTTTCTGAGAAAAGACAGATGGATGTATGAtctaattttatattacataagGTACATAttgaatttaaaaaaaaatcataataaatagACACCCATGGCATATcataataagaataatacttatgattatatttaaataattgaaatatatctatacgtatttttttatttctattaatTGGAGTATTCGTTTTAATTCTCATAAAATAAGTTtctaaatttttttttatatctataaGTTCATTTTTCAAGTGTATATACATCCATACAttattaaaacatttttttacatgtccttctttttcttgttcaaaaaaatttaaatattttttaatttcataCAAAGCACCAAAATTAGTTTTGTTTGTATCATAATagtttatattattatctcTATGTGTTGTTATTAAATGTGTCATATCATTAAACGTATTTTCATAATGAGAATATTTTGTGTTATAGTTaaaattttcatcattttgttcattataataattggtattattatatatatcatggttattataattatataaactaTTCATACTATCAACATTATGCATATTATCTACactataattattattattattattattataattattaatatcattattattgttatcTCCGTTGTAGtcattaaatatatactcATCATACTCATCGTCATACgtaattaaattaaaacCTTCTTGTTGTAAGAATGGCTGATCTTCTACATATGATGTTGCATTATGAACATAATCATCAATATCTGTAGTAAGATTAACACTcgatgataataataacgGTTCTGTTgttgatatatttatatttttatttggAGTATTTTTGTTACTTACATTATGATCATATCCATATGTATCTAAATGCATTAAAGATAAACATTCTctcaaaaaatatatatttgtcTTTACATTAATTCTTAAGGATATAATCATATTCTGAATTTCAAGTATGCTTAGAAATTCcgttatttttataattattaattcattatataataactCTTTGATTTTCATCTGGATAATAAtcaattaataaaataaaataaaataaaacaatataatataatgtaatATCCGGATCATAAAgttttttcttattttatttttttaattagtcatatatatatatatatatatatatatataatatatatatacatttaagGAATTACATATGAACAActgatttatatttttatatatttaatttatttttctgtttttttatataatgttatCATATAACTGttacatttttattctatattaatatttttttttttctttatttgGAATCTTTTTTGTATctatatgaagaaaaacaaaaattttagggtatatattaaaaatatatgtctcacataaaaattaaaaaaaaaaaaaaaaaataccaagttataacaataaatattatatatgtataaggtatataaatataaatataaatttatatatataatattttagTAGTAAAAAATTAGATGAAGGTTTTTATTCAATTTTTcaagataataaaataaataaaaatatatataatatatatatataataattttctaAGGAATAAATCTAAATTCTTATAAACATTTATTACTttgacaaaaaaaaaaaaaaaagaattatatataaatattatatatataaaataaatacataacatgaaatatatatatatattaaatatattaatcaaaattatacatatttattttttttttttttttgtaaacaaaattttataaccaagaaaaaataaatatatgtaaaaaatgggcttatatatatatttatcctatcaatgaattattttgaatatttttgaaaaaatcaataacatattaatattataatgctattaaaaaaaaaaaaataaaaaattataatataaaataaattataatatatataatatatttatagaaGAAATAAACTTCAACATATCGTTTTTagtatatttaatataaagcatggaaatatgataaaagcaaaaaatggatatttaaaatgtaacataaattatcaacaaaaaaaaaaataaaataaaaataaaaaaaatactatatatatatatatatatataatatatatgtatatatatttatgtatattctttatttaaatgaattattataatgaaacaaactgaattataatataaaagataatatatatatatatatatatatatatttattcatttatgtattatttattttttaaaaaaatggcaaatttttgaatatttttttttgaagCTGTAAATAGCCACCTTTCAAATTATACGTAATgatttgtttattattcgaaaggtttttattatcataatttttattttttgaattatataatgatatatcattattgttatatGTAGGTTCCTTTTGATTAGTATCATTATTTAGAAAGAGGTTATTAAATTgttttgttatttttaaagaatCTATACCTCTCCTGCAAACTACTATGACtagaatatttttgttaGAATGTGCTACATTTAATTTGTCCATTATAATTTGTAAGAGTTCATCTTTATTATGTtgtaatttattaaatatttctatGATTTCATAAAAGGACCATTTGATTGCATTTTTTAAACCATATATATTAGCATTGTTAATTTTTCTAACATCTAGAATACATATTTGATTAACTGGAAAtgataatgaagaaaaattattatttagTATATCTATAAATTGGAAGGTATCgatttgatatatatatgattgatttgttttattataacatattagattattacaataaatattgttgacattattattagttttgttatgattattattatttatattatcatagttatatgataaaataaaattatataattctttaaaatttttgtttgagcatatacaatttttatttttataatttatgtTTAAAGATTCGAATGGtaatttatttgaaaaactattatatgttaaaaaatttgataatatatcttGATCTAAACCAAGAGATAATTTGATTACTTCATTTGCTTGTAATAAACCTATAACACCTGTGACTGTCGATAATATGCCATTTTCATCACAATCATTATTTTGAGAATGATTATTAAAACTTTTTAAACATCTATAACAATTAgatgtattattattaagaTTATAAACATTTACTTGTCCATATATACCTAAGGCACTTGcaaatattaatttttttttatataaaatacataaatcATTAATTAGAAATCTTGTACTTATATTATCTGTGCAGTcaattataatatcatattctttaattatattcataccatttaatttatctaaaaaaaatggataACATTTTATACTATCacttatataattatctatatcttttaaaaataattttgcCGACAAACATTTATTTAATcctatatttttttctttatgtattatttgTCTATGTAAATTACTTTTTTCAACTTTATCTCCATCAACTAATCCAATTTCTTTAAATCCAAATCTGcttaaatataaacaaacAGGAGATCCTAATCCTCCTAGACcaataattaaaattttagtattaaatattttatttaatgaatCAT is a window encoding:
- a CDS encoding ferrochelatase, with the translated sequence MDVQEFLNCNKLKISKEKISNLNKNKIGILITNLGSPEKLTYWSLYKYLSEFLSDPRVVKFNRFLWLPILYTCVLPFRSGKVLSKYKSIWIKDGSPLCVNTHNQCLALKKILNEKYDNKVVISYGMRYGERSIKKGLEYLHKENINKLLVLPLYPQSAECTVSSTLDCIGKNLKNWSNVPEFRFISGYCFNDIFINTMKENIENYWKNYGKSKKLIISYHSLPTRNVIQGDLYPFFCIESTKKLVKSLNLNKDDYILVFQSNIKGQQWIKPCIEDTIIKLAKQGYTQIDIVSPSFSSDCLETLEEIKIHYQQLFRKYSNGNLRYINCLNDTKIGIKLIINLIEQNIIGWV
- a CDS encoding hypothetical protein (conserved Plasmodium protein, unknown function) yields the protein MFYPGMFREKPKDIISDKWKIILRVSGFLVF
- a CDS encoding putative mitochondrial ribosomal protein S17 precursor; this encodes MIRLNKTYSYWHYKAWQRATAGYLRTFLKNNLANKEMIGYVINDKHPKSIRVACDRYMYVVRYKKTFRYTKKIWAHDEKSEAKLGDVVRIQPLGYRIGPWKNYILVKILYKENKD
- a CDS encoding hypothetical protein (conserved Plasmodium protein, unknown function), with protein sequence MKIKELLYNELIIIKITEFLSILEIQNMIISLRINVKTNIYFLRECLSLMHLDTYGYDHNVSNKNTPNKNINISTTEPLLLSSSVNLTTDIDDYVHNATSYVEDQPFLQQEGFNLITYDDEYDEYIFNDYNGDNNNNDINNYNNNNNNNYSVDNMHNVDSMNSLYNYNNHDIYNNTNYYNEQNDENFNYNTKYSHYENTFNDMTHLITTHRDNNINYYDTNKTNFGALYEIKKYLNFFEQEKEGHVKKCFNNVWMYIHLKNELIDIKKNLETYFMRIKTNTPINRNKKIRIDIFQLFKYNHKYYSYYDMPWVSIYYDFFLNSICTLCNIKLDHTSICLFSENFNLIQTNDKLLNYINSMSDDIVSSIKNEKKRDHEKVDMVYEEDIEKKKKKKTDTIKYHNNNKSDSDINVDNNNNNSNNYNNNECNNDNIYNHQHDYNIDENIAEIKLNEDIFSCQNKTNTYDEEFIFIRRTHIFCEECTKIIDYKMNINSLLESIKKDYELLKSIRIINKIIDIPSDLFCFCNYFFFKEKYITFFKNVSNDLQNLRKALKKKLTNNFILNFSINFYKFVISSLILCDEKKLFSQENIFLFGFYIKYRNILKLFSSPRCTHIYFSFNIIYQKIVKFQSFFKHKHFSKLSKVLHFDVITILEKLKHSKTKMLYKNIAVYLYQHLNHKILSKCNYDQAYTYFFQCLQRYHFS
- a CDS encoding hypothetical protein (conserved Plasmodium protein, unknown function), encoding MKINLSFNKNKENKNRNKNGDTNIDNDLRNNKSYKENNPTTRNKIETIFSMSDEEETINYENTHNKIIQREKENKLNDEIKEYIKEHEEPGLSNYETKEDRRESMDENKKKNIQYLGYKSNELTKLNNAKIDHKDYPYDEKDIYDNFDEKKKKKKKSIEQNDKDNDEYYKKDYKYHKKYSNSHENNDRDNSYDKDCDIRNKTSEKKKIYMKKYDKHIEDYEKKKKKNEYSDDEINKSYLCIDDIFKKKENTDEKKKSKYMEALINSAKRRELEKEFLIQKKQKIDTEKEEKVFITSAYKKKLMDRELIKKDMNLEVEEKKVEKSSNYNLNLFLKNINAPSNYNRYNRR
- a CDS encoding ubiquitin-activating enzyme, which produces MFQVVMEYLNNYQRYIYYGLLIVVGYVLHDLIEWAQRENVGIGKLRKIYDFVSKVIKNVYIFFNFYERRIIKLEKELFYKYYDKEVIDRHGKLLNIYDIPHDSLNKIFNTKILIIGLGGLGSPVCLYLSRFGFKEIGLVDGDKVEKSNLHRQIIHKEKNIGLNKCLSAKLFLKDIDNYISDSIKCYPFFLDKLNGMNIIKEYDIIIDCTDNISTRFLINDLCILYKKKLIFASALGIYGQVNVYNLNNNTSNCYRCLKSFNNHSQNNDCDENGILSTVTGVIGLLQANEVIKLSLGLDQDILSNFLTYNSFSNKLPFESLNINYKNKNCICSNKNFKELYNFILSYNYDNINNNNHNKTNNNVNNIYCNNLICYNKTNQSYIYQIDTFQFIDILNNNFSSLSFPVNQICILDVRKINNANIYGLKNAIKWSFYEIIEIFNKLQHNKDELLQIIMDKLNVAHSNKNILVIVVCRRGIDSLKITKQFNNLFLNNDTNQKEPTYNNNDISLYNSKNKNYDNKNLSNNKQIITYNLKGGYLQLQKKIFKNLPFF